The following are from one region of the Camelus dromedarius isolate mCamDro1 chromosome 16, mCamDro1.pat, whole genome shotgun sequence genome:
- the PHB1 gene encoding prohibitin 1: MAAKVFESIGKFGLALAVAGGVVNSALYNVDAGHRAVIFDRFRGVQDIVVGEGTHFLIPWVQKPIIFDCRSRPRNVPVITGSKDLQNVNITLRILFRPVASQLPRIFTSIGEDYDERVLPSITTEILKSVVARFDAGELITQRELVSRQVSDDLTERAATFGLILDDVSLTHLTFGKEFTEAVEAKQVAQQEAERARFVVEKAEQQKKAAIISAEGDSKAAELIANSLATAGDGLIELRKLEAAEDIAYQLSRSRNITYLPAGQSVLLQLPQ, translated from the exons ATGGCTGCCAAAGTGTTTGAGTCCATTGGCAAGTTCGGCTTGGCCTTAGCTGTTGCAGGAGGCGTGGTGAACTCTGCCTTGTATAATG TGGATGCTGGACATAGAGCTGTCATCTTTGATCGGTTCCGTGGAGTGCAGGACATTGTCGTAGGGGAAGGGACTCACTTCCTCATCCCTTGGGTACAGAAACCAATTATCTTTGACTGCCGCTCTCGACCACGTAACGTGCCGGTGATCACTGGTAGCAAAG ATTTACAGAATGTCAACATCACCCTGCGCATCCTCTTCCGGCCGGTTGCCAGCCAGCTTCCCCGCATCTTCACCAGCATCGGAGAGGACTATGACGAGCGCGTGCTGCCGTCCATCACGACAGAGATCCTCAAGTCCGTGGTG GCTCGCTTTGATGCTGGAGAACTGATCACCCAGAGAGAGCTGGTCTCCAGACAGGTGAGCGATGACCTCACAGAGCGAGCAGCAACCTTTGGGCTCATCCTGGATGACGTATCCCTG ACGCATCTGACCTTCGGGAAGGAGTTCACAGAAGCGGTAGAAGCCAAGCAGGTGGCTCAGCAGGAAGCGGAGAGGGCCAGATTCGTGGTGGAAAAG GCTGAGCAGCAGAAGAAGGCAGCCATCATCTCTGCGGAGGGTGACTCCAAGGCCGCGGAGCTGATCGCCAACTCGCTCGCCACCGCAGGCGATGGCCTGATCGAGCTGCGCAAGCTGGAGGCCGCAGAGGACATCGCATACCAGCTGTCCCGCTCTCGGAACATCACCTACCTGCCCGCCGGGCAGTCGGTGCTCCTCCAGCTGCCCCAGTGA